The Anastrepha ludens isolate Willacy chromosome 2, idAnaLude1.1, whole genome shotgun sequence genome contains a region encoding:
- the LOC128854789 gene encoding jerky protein homolog-like, with protein sequence MITEKAKYFHGKLNINSECKYSSGWLEKFKNRHGIRRLKSTGEKECADYVSATMFVEDLNEYIKNEQLTTEQIYNADETGLFWKCLPQNSLASGDEYSIEGYKESKERITALLCANAAGTHKCKLMIIGKSANPRCLKNVKYIPVVYKSNKRAWVTQELFLEWFNNNFVPEVREHLQRIGLEKNCKVLLLLDNCPAHPDVNAMISDNVTVKYLPPNCTSLIQPMDQGAIRSFKCQYRKFIVQKLVDSNSRHEFVKSLNIKSALWTAATSWDSVTPRVLNKVWNNLLSQDDENDSTFSIEIQSDVLIPPGFTADAISKWMECDIDVAPFAIVSDDEIVNMVNQTEEYELESNSEESDGGNTVETPTLAQAIEASSVLLKFLENYTGTGISEPDKIQVYRIQSHLLKEQMNSKRQTTLNEYFKLI encoded by the coding sequence ATGATTACTGAGaaggcaaaatattttcatggtaaattaaacataaattcCGAGTGTAAGTATTCATCTGGTTGgctggaaaaattcaaaaatcggcATGGAATTCGTAGGCTGAAATCCACAGGAGAAAAGGAGTGTGCTGATTATGTGTCTGCAACGATGTTTGTGGAAGACTTAAACGAATACATTAAAAATGAACAACTTACAACTGaacaaatttataatgcagACGAAACCGGTCTATTTTGGAAGTGTTTGCCCCAAAATTCGTTGGCGAGTGGTGATGAATATTCTATTGAGGGGTACAAAGAGTCCAAGGAAAGAATCACAGCTTTACTTTGTGCAAATGCAGCTGGGACTCACAAGTGTAAATTGATGATAATAGGAAAAAGTGCTAATCCAagatgtttaaaaaatgtgaaatacatTCCTGTAGTTTATAAGTCTAATAAGAGAGCTTGGGTAACACAAGAGCTATTTCTGGAGTGGTTTAACAACAATTTTGTACCAGAGGTAAGAGAACATTTACAACGCATTGGTCTCGAAAAGAATTGCAAAGTTCTTTTGCTATTAGACAACTGTCCAGCACACCCGGATGTAAATGCAATGATATCTGATAATGTTACAGTAAAATATCTACCACCGAATTGTACATCTTTGATTCAGCCTATGGATCAAGGAGCCATTCGGAGTTTCAAATGCCAGTACCGTAAATTTATCGTGCAAAAACTTGTGGATTCTAATAGTCGACACGAATTTGTTAAATCTTTGAACATTAAGTCAGCTTTATGGACAGCAGCGACTTCGTGGGATTCTGTAACCCCACgtgttttaaataaagtttggaATAACTTACTATCTCAAGATGATGAAAATGATTCAACTTTTAGTATTGAGATACAATCAGATGTATTAATACCACCTGGTTTTACAGCTGATGCTATCTCAAAGTGGATGGAGTGCGATATTGATGTCGCACCGTTTGCTATTGTATCTGATGATGAAATCGTTAACATGGTCAATCAAACAGAAGAATATGAGCTTGAGTCAAATTCAGAGGAATCAGATGGAGGTAATACGGTAGAAACCCCCACATTAGCTCAAGCAATAGAGGCTAGTAGTGTTTTGTTAAAGTTCTTAGAAAACTATACTGGTACAGGTATTTCAGAACCAGACAAAATACAAGTGTATCGCATACAAAGTCATTTACTTAAGGAACAAATGAATTCTAAAAGACAAACTACTTTaaacgaatattttaaattaatataa